The Vitis riparia cultivar Riparia Gloire de Montpellier isolate 1030 chromosome 10, EGFV_Vit.rip_1.0, whole genome shotgun sequence genome includes a region encoding these proteins:
- the LOC117923067 gene encoding RING-H2 finger protein ATL65-like, which yields MPNYKQQEHLVMDDIQRVESWDFIPIRLLRYETAQYYFPLTPGDTMGMIIKEDHTFIMEQIFKIRHDVLISYPAADSFFSPILRNYGVSPDDQVRIIRQVSALARSMKLPIVRSISVFIMDVIVVDISESRELWEILDLYGEEGHGDIGMDMEEDQMIKTVPATKSSIDKLERVGLDHSQDCSICLESLPIGLQVVRMPCSHVFHGDCIVKWLERSCHCPVCRFQMPCVD from the coding sequence ATGCCTAACTACAAGCAGCAGGAACATCTTGTGATGGATGATATACAGAGGGTGGAGAGTTGGGACTTCATCCCAATCAGATTGCTCAGATACGAGACAGCTCAATACTACTTTCCATTAACGCCTGGTGATACTATGGGCATGATTATTAAAGAAGATCATACATTTATAATGGAGCAAATATTCAAGATAAGGCACGACGTGCTAATATCATATCCTGCCGCTGATTCATTCTTTTCTCCCATTCTCAGAAACTATGGAGTCTCACCCGACGACCAGGTACGTATCATACGACAAGTCTCCGCCTTGGCTCGCTCCATGAAACTGCCTATTGTGAGATCAATTTCTGTGTTCATCATGGATGTGATTGTAGTTGACATTAGTGAAAGCCGAGAGCTTTGGGAAATTTTGGATTTATATGGGGAGGAAGGTCATGGGGATATTGGTATGGACATGGAAGAGGATCAAATGATCAAGACCGTGCCGGCGACTAAATCATCCATCGATAAGTTGGAGAGGGTTGGACTTGATCATTCACAAGACTGTTCCATTTGTTTGGAAAGCCTGCCAATCGGTTTGCAAGTTGTCCGGATGCCTTGCTCTCATGTTTTTCATGGTGATTGCATTGTTAAGTGGTTAGAGAGGAGTTGCCACTGTCCTGTGTGTCGCTTCCAGATGCCATGTGTTGATTGA
- the LOC117923015 gene encoding pentatricopeptide repeat-containing protein At4g21300: MHHKNLSSIYKCFLPSTTFKLKSFHTNSINIGKPLQFSIHNDDSLAPQLVSILQTCTDPSGLSQGRQAHAQMLVNGIGYNGILGTKLLGMYVLCGAFLDAKNIFYQLRLWCSEPWNWMIRGFTMIGQFDFALLFYFKMLGCGTLPDKYTFPYVIKACGGLNSVALGRVVHDKIQFMGFELDVFVGSSLIKFYSENGCIHDARYLFDRMPSKDGVLWNVMLNGYVKNGDWDNATGVFMEMRRTETNPNSVTFACVLSVCASEIMINFGSQLHGLVVSSGLEMDSPVANTLLAMYAKCGHLFDARRLFDMMPKTDLVTWNGMISGYVQNGFMDEASCLFHEMISAGMKPDSITFSSFLPLLSEGATLRQGKEIHCYIIRNGVSLDVFLKSALIDIYFKCRDVEMARKIFDQRTPVDIVVCTAMISGYVLNGMNNNALEIFRWLLQERMRANSVTLASVLPACAGLAALTLGKELHGHILKNGHGGSCYVGSAIMDMYAKCGRLDLAHQTFIGISDKDAVCWNSMITSCSQNGKPEEAIDLFRQMGMAGTKYDCVSISAALSACANLPALHYGKEIHAFMMRGAFRSDLFSESALIDMYSKCGNLDLACRVFDTMEEKNEVSWNSIIAAYGNHGRLKDSLNLFHGMLGDGIQPDHVTFLAIISACGHAGQVDEGIHYFRCMTEELGIMARMEHYACMVDLFGRAGRLNEAFGMINSMPFSPDAGVWGTLLGACRLHGNVELAEVASRNLFDLDPQNSGYYVLLSNVHANAGQWESVLKIRSLMKERGVQKVPGYSWIDVNNTTHMFVAADRSHPQSSQIYLLLKNLFLELRKEGYVPQLYLPMHPQTMGLQSSEKG, translated from the coding sequence ATGCACCACAAAAATCTATCTTCAATCTATAAATGTTTCTTACCAAGTACCACATTTAAGCTCAAGTCCTTTCACACAAATTCCATAAACATTGGAAAGCCACTTCAGTTCTCTATACACAATGATGACTCTTTGGCACCCCAACTTGTATCAATCTTGCAAACCTGTACCGACCCTTCTGGTCTCTCACAAGGTCGCCAGGCCCATGCCCAGATGCTTGTCAACGGAATTGGCTACAATGGGATTCTCGGTACCAAGCTTTTGGGGATGTATGTGCTTTGTGGTGCCTTCTTGGATGCTAAGAACATATTTTATCAGCTTCGACTTTGGTGTTCTGAGCCTTGGAATTGGATGATTAGGGGTTTTACTATGATCGGTCAGTTTGATTTTGCCTTGTTGTTTTACTTTAAGATGTTGGGTTGTGGCACTTTGCCTGATAAATATACTTTTCCTTATGTGATTAAGGCTTGTGGTGGCTTGAATAGCGTGGCCTTGGGAAGGGTAGTTCATGATAAGATTCAGTTTATGGGTTTTGAGTTGGATGTGTTTGTGGGTAGTTCTTTGATAAAGTTTTATTCGGAGAATGGTTGCATTCATGATGCCCGTTATTTGTTTGATAGAATGCCGAGCAAAGACGGTGTTTTGTGGAATGTGATGCTTAATGGTTACGTGAAAAATGGGGACTGGGATAATGCTACAGGGGTGTTTATGGAAATGAGGAGAACTGAAACTAATCCTAATTCTGTAACATTTGCTTGTGTTCTGTCTGTCTGCGCTTCTGAGATAATGATTAATTTTGGTTCACAGCTTCATGGGCTTGTTGTCAGTTCTGGGTTGGAGATGGATTCTCCAGTAGCAAACACATTGTTAGCCATGTATGCAAAATGTGGGCACTTGTTTGACGCACGTAGGTTGTTTGATATGATGCCTAAAACTGATTTGGTGACTTGGAATGGGATGATTTCTGGGTATGTCCAGAATGGGTTTATGGATGAGGCTTCATGTTTGTTTCATGAGATGATTTCTGCTGGTATGAAACCAGACTCTATCACATTCTCAAGTTTCCTTCCATTGCTTTCTGAAGGGGCAACTCTCAGACAAGGTAAGGAAATTCATTGCTATATTATCAGGAATGGTGTGTCCTTGGATGTGTTTTTGAAGAGTGCACTTATTGATATATACTTTAAGTGCAGGGATGTGGAGATGGCACGCAAGATTTTCGACCAAAGAACCCCTGTAGATATTGTGGTGTGCACAGCTATGATTTCAGGTTATGTACTAAATGGGATGAATAACAATGCCTTGGAAATTTTCCGTTGGTTGCTTCAAGAGAGAATGAGAGCCAATTCGGTAACACTGGCAAGTGTCTTACCTGCTTGTGCTGGTCTGGCTGCCTTGACATTGGGGAAGGAATTGCATGGTCACATACTCAAGAATGGACATGGGGGAAGCTGCTATGTAGGAAGTGCAATAATGGACATGTATGCAAAATGTGGAAGATTGGACTTAGCTCATCAAACTTTTATTGGAATATCTGATAAAGATGCTGTCTGTTGGAATTCAATGATCACAAGCTGTTCCCAGAATGGCAAACCTGAAGAAGCTATTGATCTTTTCCGTCAAATGGGGATGGCAGGAACCAAGTATGACTGTGTGAGCATATCAGCTGCTCTTTCAGCTTGTGCAAATTTACCAGCACTCCATTATGGAAAGGAGATCCATGCTTTTATGATGAGAGGTGCGTTCAGATCTGACCTTTTTTCTGAGAGTGCATTAATAGACATGTATTCTAAATGCGGGAACTTGGACCTTGCTTGCCGTGTTTTTGACACGATGGAAGAGAAGAACGAAGTTTCATGGAATAGCATTATAGCTGCTTATGGGAACCATGGTCGCCTCAAGGACTCTCTTAATCTGTTCCATGGAATGTTGGGAGATGGAATTCAGCCTGACCATGTCACATTTCTTGCCATTATATCTGCTTGTGGCCATGCGGGGCAAGTTGATGAAGGAATTCACTACTTTCGTTGCATGACTGAAGAATTGGGTATAATGGCTAGGATGGAGCATTACGCATGCATGGTTGATTTATTTGGACGTGCTGGCCGTTTGAATGAAGCCTTCGGAATGATAAATAGCATGCCATTCAGTCCAGATGCTGGTGTATGGGGGACTTTACTTGGAGCTTGTAGACTTCATGGAAATGTTGAGCTTGCAGAAGTGGCATCAAGAAATCTATTTGATTTGGATCCACAAAATTCCGGATATTATGTATTACTATCAAATGTACATGCAAATGCTGGGCAATGGGAGAGTGTTCTTAAGATACGGAGCTTGATGAAGGAAAGAGGAGTGCAGAAGGTACCTGGTTACAGCTGGATAGATGTCAATAACACCACCCATATGTTTGTTGCTGCAGACAGAAGTCACCCACAGTCTTCTCAGATCTATCTTTTACTGAAGAATCTTTTCTTGGAGCTGAGAAAAGAGGGTTATGTTCCTCAACTCTACCTTCCAATGCACCCACAAACCATGGGGTTACAGTCATCAGAAAAAGGTTGA